Proteins from a genomic interval of Salinarchaeum sp. Harcht-Bsk1:
- a CDS encoding DUF5795 family protein, whose protein sequence is MSENRVVQGRMVTPVSLAEIVEGEGVIDAEAIEDADRECPECGGDVLAVGYMPTVTEFVTGYKCQECDWAETDRE, encoded by the coding sequence ATGTCCGAGAACCGCGTCGTCCAGGGCCGGATGGTCACGCCCGTCTCGCTCGCCGAAATCGTGGAAGGCGAAGGCGTGATCGACGCCGAAGCGATCGAGGACGCCGACCGCGAGTGCCCGGAGTGTGGCGGCGACGTCCTCGCCGTCGGGTACATGCCGACCGTGACGGAGTTCGTGACCGGGTACAAGTGTCAAGAGTGCGACTGGGCCGAAACCGACCGCGAGTAG
- a CDS encoding acyltransferase, whose product MTKRHVSLPADAEAGVRAFIDEVDERLASDEDTCRVVTDVLVDLFGDREAYERWQDGGDVSPAERVRLQSYDPCNATLESEYYAEKDEETFRESKYLQWLWRQFDATPLADNVEFALRFRSMLAQHLFAECGDDCRFFKNITFTYGHNIEVGDNVVVHDDVHLDDRGKLTIGDRVSISDNAHVYSHDHDVVDQTEITNYHTIVEDDVRLTYDTMVRAGCKIGENALVGAKSSVTSDIPAHHIAVGSPAKSVRVKPGWEPVAAPLEDSQETDREDRIIEHDVSDDRPIFDEFERDLQPPGA is encoded by the coding sequence ATGACGAAACGTCACGTCAGCCTCCCGGCCGACGCGGAGGCGGGCGTCAGGGCGTTCATCGACGAGGTCGACGAGCGACTCGCGTCCGACGAGGACACGTGTCGCGTCGTCACCGACGTCCTCGTCGACCTCTTCGGCGATCGGGAGGCCTACGAGCGGTGGCAGGACGGCGGAGACGTTTCGCCAGCGGAGCGCGTGCGGCTCCAGAGCTACGATCCGTGCAACGCGACGCTCGAGAGCGAGTACTACGCGGAGAAGGACGAGGAGACGTTCCGGGAATCGAAGTACCTCCAGTGGCTCTGGCGGCAGTTCGACGCGACGCCGCTCGCGGACAACGTCGAGTTCGCGCTCCGCTTTCGAAGCATGCTCGCGCAACACCTGTTCGCGGAGTGTGGCGACGACTGCCGGTTCTTCAAGAACATCACCTTCACCTACGGCCACAACATCGAGGTCGGTGACAACGTCGTCGTTCACGACGACGTCCACCTCGACGACCGCGGCAAACTGACGATCGGCGACCGGGTCTCGATCTCCGACAACGCCCACGTCTACAGCCACGATCACGACGTGGTCGACCAGACCGAGATCACGAACTACCACACGATCGTCGAGGACGACGTACGTCTCACCTACGACACGATGGTCCGGGCCGGCTGCAAGATCGGAGAGAACGCACTCGTCGGTGCGAAGTCCTCGGTCACGTCGGACATTCCGGCCCACCACATCGCGGTCGGATCACCGGCCAAGAGCGTTCGCGTCAAACCCGGGTGGGAGCCCGTCGCAGCGCCCCTGGAGGATTCGCAAGAGACCGATCGCGAGGACCGGATCATCGAGCACGACGTGTCCGACGATCGGCCGATATTCGACGAATTCGAGCGCGACCTGCAGCCCCCTGGTGCCTGA
- the trmY gene encoding tRNA (pseudouridine(54)-N(1))-methyltransferase TrmY: MRQFVVVGHEVTTDAEISLDDLPGAGRFDVLCRAVTATLLTSHGIREDTRVHVVIDDEVTITVDGAHVRRLNPDERSTAALLRGALEERAEAIGHQPVESSPGVELRRRGFQATLDAIVPDGALVVLEADGEAAGAADTPERPVFVLSDHNDFTEDERGILEDRNAKRLSLGPIALHGDQAITVAHNWLDTDGFQRY, from the coding sequence ATGCGTCAGTTCGTCGTCGTCGGTCACGAGGTCACGACCGACGCCGAGATATCGCTCGACGACCTCCCGGGCGCCGGCCGGTTCGACGTGCTCTGCCGGGCCGTCACTGCTACACTCCTGACATCACACGGCATCCGCGAGGACACTCGCGTGCACGTCGTGATCGACGACGAGGTGACGATCACCGTCGACGGCGCTCACGTGCGGCGACTCAATCCCGACGAGCGCTCGACCGCGGCCCTGCTGCGTGGCGCCCTCGAAGAACGGGCGGAAGCGATCGGCCACCAGCCAGTCGAATCTTCGCCCGGCGTCGAACTCCGCCGGCGGGGATTCCAGGCCACGCTCGATGCGATCGTCCCCGACGGCGCCCTCGTCGTGCTCGAGGCCGACGGCGAGGCCGCAGGCGCCGCTGATACCCCCGAACGTCCCGTCTTCGTCCTCTCGGACCACAACGACTTCACGGAAGACGAACGGGGGATCCTCGAAGACCGAAACGCGAAGCGGCTCTCGCTCGGACCGATCGCCCTCCACGGCGATCAGGCGATCACGGTCGCCCACAACTGGCTCGACACCGACGGGTTCCAGCGGTATTGA
- a CDS encoding Lrp/AsnC family transcriptional regulator, which translates to MPQLDDTDLEILRLLVANARRPYSEIADKVGVSPPTVSDRIDRLEQLGVIRRFTLDIDRSTIDAGIQVLIDVDTEPGATETVAADLADQNVVEHVYATADGSVVAHATVPEDSVHDVLAESVAMDDVKSIDVRLLTEEEWTPEVSGTAFALNCAVCGDEVTSQGESARIDGELVTFCSATCREAYAEEEQLAAESI; encoded by the coding sequence ATGCCCCAGCTCGACGACACGGACCTGGAGATTCTCCGGCTCCTCGTCGCCAACGCTCGGCGCCCGTACAGTGAGATCGCTGACAAAGTAGGTGTCTCACCACCGACCGTTTCGGACCGAATCGACCGTCTCGAGCAACTCGGCGTCATCCGCCGGTTCACGCTCGACATCGACCGATCCACGATCGACGCGGGGATTCAGGTCCTCATCGACGTCGATACGGAACCTGGTGCCACAGAGACCGTCGCAGCCGACCTCGCCGACCAGAACGTCGTGGAGCACGTGTACGCGACGGCGGACGGCTCCGTCGTCGCCCACGCGACCGTTCCGGAAGACTCCGTCCACGACGTTCTCGCGGAGAGCGTCGCGATGGACGACGTGAAGTCCATCGACGTCCGTCTCCTCACCGAAGAGGAGTGGACTCCAGAGGTCTCTGGTACCGCATTCGCGCTCAACTGTGCAGTCTGTGGCGACGAAGTGACCAGTCAGGGCGAGTCCGCACGAATCGACGGGGAACTCGTGACCTTCTGCTCGGCGACCTGTCGCGAAGCCTACGCCGAGGAGGAACAGCTCGCCGCCGAATCGATCTGA
- a CDS encoding formate/nitrite transporter family protein produces the protein MTDVPSPADVFDDAVDEGNRRLEQSLLELASTSFIAGFTIVFGIVALGIVEGIVEPEFGDLAKLAGALAFGPGLVFVVVGRTELFNENFFDPTAAAVDDASGWLVRPLLRLWTLTFVFNLAGGCLIALIFAVDGALPPGAAETLTQFATETAARGAETWFARGIAGGALITLLSYLLLAVDTAGSRIALAYVVGFFLALGPFDHVVVTVLHVFFGLLFGAEIGLGRLAYMTAVVTAGNLVGGLGLVTFSHVTQIYGARDEDQS, from the coding sequence GTGACCGACGTTCCGTCTCCAGCCGACGTCTTCGACGACGCAGTCGACGAGGGCAACCGCCGCCTGGAGCAGTCGCTGCTGGAACTCGCCTCCACGAGCTTCATCGCCGGGTTCACCATCGTCTTCGGAATCGTCGCGCTGGGCATCGTCGAGGGGATCGTCGAGCCCGAGTTCGGCGACCTCGCGAAGCTCGCCGGCGCGCTCGCCTTCGGCCCCGGCCTGGTCTTTGTGGTCGTCGGTCGAACGGAACTGTTCAACGAGAACTTCTTCGATCCGACCGCCGCAGCAGTCGACGACGCCAGTGGCTGGCTGGTCCGGCCACTGCTCCGATTGTGGACGCTCACCTTCGTGTTCAATCTCGCAGGTGGGTGCCTGATCGCTCTCATCTTCGCAGTCGACGGCGCTCTCCCACCCGGGGCAGCCGAGACGCTCACCCAGTTCGCGACGGAAACCGCAGCACGAGGCGCAGAGACGTGGTTTGCCCGGGGGATCGCCGGTGGAGCACTCATCACCCTCCTGTCGTACCTGCTGTTGGCCGTCGATACCGCCGGCAGCCGGATCGCGCTCGCGTACGTCGTGGGGTTCTTCCTCGCGCTCGGTCCGTTCGACCACGTCGTGGTCACGGTCCTCCACGTCTTCTTCGGGCTGCTCTTCGGAGCCGAGATCGGTCTCGGCAGACTCGCGTACATGACGGCAGTCGTCACGGCGGGGAACCTCGTCGGGGGACTCGGGCTGGTGACGTTCTCGCACGTCACGCAGATTTACGGGGCACGAGACGAGGACCAGTCGTAG
- a CDS encoding DUF5794 domain-containing protein: protein MSVSRHPIALRIEALVGRRAALLATVMCLPLVDGIFPALIVAGALDTVAGIVQVGLLIFGGSATVAVILADFDGSAREGAKTVALVAVPLLALAAIEAAFAPAIAGALDMIVFHRFAALVVIAVAASTASARIAEYVPRPAIVIVLGLVASVDPSNANLAATAEPALVVRAMAAALVGVGFAFLLAVTSPTLRRVVDLDRFRFGSAVALGLLGVGLLPGAQEIGFISDLAPLVVLALSALFAFDPDGDLGRWTRIPDERSRVRDTVIGDGGESELSVDAEQSANAASTDDAASTDRRAGIREEESTSERPPWL from the coding sequence ATGAGCGTCTCACGGCACCCGATCGCACTGCGGATCGAGGCACTGGTAGGTCGACGAGCGGCGCTGCTCGCGACCGTGATGTGTCTTCCGCTCGTCGACGGCATCTTCCCGGCGCTCATCGTCGCCGGCGCGCTCGATACCGTCGCGGGAATCGTCCAGGTCGGGCTCCTGATCTTCGGCGGGAGTGCTACCGTCGCGGTGATCCTCGCGGACTTCGATGGCAGCGCTCGCGAAGGTGCGAAGACCGTGGCACTCGTCGCCGTTCCGTTGCTAGCACTCGCAGCGATCGAGGCGGCGTTCGCCCCGGCCATCGCCGGTGCGCTCGACATGATCGTCTTCCACCGCTTCGCTGCACTGGTCGTCATCGCCGTCGCGGCCTCCACCGCGAGCGCGCGCATCGCGGAGTACGTTCCACGCCCCGCGATCGTCATCGTCCTTGGCCTCGTCGCGAGCGTCGATCCCTCGAACGCGAACCTCGCCGCGACGGCTGAACCGGCGCTCGTCGTCCGCGCGATGGCCGCAGCCCTCGTCGGTGTCGGCTTCGCGTTCCTGCTGGCCGTCACGAGTCCGACGCTCCGCCGCGTGGTGGACCTCGATCGCTTCCGGTTCGGCAGTGCGGTGGCACTGGGACTGCTCGGCGTCGGGCTGCTTCCCGGTGCCCAGGAGATCGGGTTCATCTCCGACCTCGCTCCCCTCGTGGTGCTCGCGCTCTCCGCGCTGTTCGCGTTCGATCCCGACGGCGACCTCGGTCGCTGGACGCGCATCCCCGACGAGCGGTCTCGCGTCCGAGACACGGTGATCGGCGACGGCGGCGAATCCGAGTTGTCCGTCGACGCGGAACAGTCCGCGAATGCCGCGTCTACGGACGACGCTGCCTCGACGGACCGCCGCGCCGGGATCAGAGAGGAGGAGTCCACCAGCGAACGGCCGCCCTGGCTATAG
- a CDS encoding cupin domain-containing protein yields the protein MNRVAIDDLESGPTAGTAARHDLSEALVSRHVAINHYVVAPGERISGLHAHGDQEECFLVLDGTATIETLDGEVELDADEAIRFEPGEYQSVTNDAARELALLAIGAPPESEDVRIPLSCPDCDYEYREPALLDSGPALICPDCGFEEPATCPACGGEDLYAALGHHEEPVSVCADCGTATEP from the coding sequence ATGAATCGCGTCGCGATCGACGATCTGGAGTCTGGCCCGACCGCCGGCACTGCTGCCCGCCACGACCTCTCCGAGGCGCTCGTCAGCCGGCACGTCGCGATCAACCACTACGTCGTCGCACCTGGCGAGCGGATCAGCGGGCTCCACGCCCACGGCGACCAGGAGGAGTGCTTCCTCGTTCTCGACGGCACCGCAACGATCGAGACGCTCGACGGCGAGGTCGAACTCGACGCCGACGAGGCGATCCGATTCGAACCTGGGGAGTACCAGTCCGTGACGAACGACGCCGCGCGGGAACTCGCCCTGCTGGCGATCGGCGCCCCGCCCGAGAGCGAGGACGTGCGAATTCCCCTCAGCTGCCCGGACTGCGACTACGAGTACCGGGAGCCCGCACTCCTCGATTCCGGGCCCGCCCTGATATGTCCGGACTGCGGATTCGAGGAGCCGGCGACGTGCCCGGCTTGCGGCGGCGAGGACCTGTACGCAGCCCTCGGGCATCACGAGGAGCCTGTCTCGGTCTGTGCAGACTGTGGTACGGCCACCGAGCCATGA
- a CDS encoding NAD(P)-dependent alcohol dehydrogenase yields the protein MRAAVLHEPDRIELEDREAPAPGPDEVVVDVGAIGICGSDLHYYEHGRIGDYVVESPLVLGHESAGVVAAVGSDVESHSVGDRVALEPGVPCRRCEYCRSGRYNLCPDVTFMATPPDDGAFVESVAWPADYAFTLPDAVSLTEGALAEPVSVGVHACRRGDVGAGDSVLVTGAGPIGLLAADVAEAFGATEVTISEPVDRKREIAADRGATRTVDPVADDVQSAVGGTGDGGPDVAIEATGDPAALQDCIDSVRRGGTVVCVGLGAESELSLDVVDLVDDELTLAGCFRYANTYPTAISLLADGQIDAAGLVDFEAPLEETADAMERALDPTLVKGMIEIDEADA from the coding sequence ATGAGAGCAGCAGTTCTACACGAACCGGATCGGATCGAACTCGAGGACCGCGAAGCGCCTGCGCCTGGCCCCGACGAGGTCGTCGTCGACGTCGGCGCGATCGGCATCTGTGGCTCGGACCTGCACTACTACGAACACGGTCGCATCGGCGACTACGTCGTGGAGTCCCCGCTCGTCCTCGGCCACGAATCTGCAGGGGTCGTCGCTGCCGTTGGGAGCGACGTCGAGAGCCACAGCGTTGGGGATCGCGTCGCGCTAGAGCCTGGCGTCCCCTGCCGTCGGTGCGAGTACTGCCGATCGGGTCGCTACAATCTCTGTCCGGACGTGACCTTCATGGCCACGCCGCCGGACGACGGGGCGTTCGTGGAGTCCGTCGCCTGGCCAGCCGACTACGCCTTCACGCTCCCTGACGCGGTCAGTCTTACAGAGGGCGCGCTCGCGGAGCCCGTGAGCGTCGGCGTCCACGCTTGCCGCCGGGGCGACGTCGGCGCGGGAGACAGCGTGCTCGTGACCGGCGCGGGGCCGATCGGCCTCCTCGCCGCGGACGTGGCCGAGGCCTTCGGCGCGACGGAGGTCACGATCTCCGAGCCAGTCGATCGCAAGCGGGAGATCGCCGCCGATCGCGGCGCGACGAGAACGGTCGATCCCGTCGCCGACGACGTCCAGTCGGCAGTCGGTGGAACCGGCGACGGCGGCCCCGACGTCGCGATCGAGGCGACCGGCGACCCGGCAGCCCTGCAGGACTGCATCGATTCCGTCCGACGAGGCGGCACCGTCGTCTGCGTGGGATTGGGCGCCGAGTCGGAGCTCTCCCTCGACGTGGTCGACCTCGTCGACGACGAACTGACGCTCGCCGGCTGTTTCCGCTACGCCAACACGTACCCGACGGCGATCTCGCTGCTCGCCGACGGCCAGATCGACGCCGCAGGCCTCGTTGACTTCGAAGCGCCACTCGAGGAGACCGCCGACGCCATGGAGCGAGCGCTCGATCCGACGCTGGTCAAGGGGATGATCGAAATCGACGAGGCGGACGCCTGA
- a CDS encoding serine protease — translation MTDQHDVDGTRSESGESDASDHAAGEGSRNRDRPEDDPVSHSRGLLARLGGAAGIASVAGCVGGDGDDGGDGDGQDDGGGDADGTDGDGSGGDDGDDTGSSDGDDRDPIDPEQRAIELRAILKEFEGAYDQSVLDRAEAVRQQHTDSVVFVDLRPEPVPHRLATGWFVAENRVVTVKQKLASQRGPLERVTVHTADGEAHEAAVVERHQGVEDLALLELDVPGSPIDRSVVAESPPEPNEPLVQIGHHDEYGHWVATVGDYLRTQTFDANPDYIDEHWSNVHGLPGTGGAPVFDLDGRFVGMTNGAVARESRGEAPPEPLNDYVYDWQMSHREWFNHLDAQQTLEEIDPWL, via the coding sequence GTGACCGATCAGCACGACGTCGACGGTACTCGATCCGAAAGCGGCGAGTCCGACGCGAGCGACCACGCGGCTGGGGAGGGATCCCGAAATCGCGACCGTCCCGAGGACGATCCCGTATCGCACTCGCGTGGACTCCTGGCGAGACTCGGCGGTGCCGCCGGGATCGCATCCGTCGCGGGTTGCGTCGGTGGGGACGGTGACGACGGGGGTGACGGCGACGGACAGGACGACGGTGGCGGAGATGCCGACGGCACCGACGGTGACGGCTCTGGCGGGGACGACGGCGACGACACTGGAAGCTCGGACGGTGACGACCGAGACCCCATCGACCCCGAGCAACGCGCGATCGAGTTGCGGGCGATCCTCAAGGAGTTCGAGGGAGCGTACGACCAGTCGGTCCTGGATCGCGCCGAGGCCGTTCGCCAGCAACACACGGACAGCGTCGTGTTCGTCGATCTGCGGCCCGAGCCCGTCCCCCACCGACTCGCAACGGGCTGGTTCGTCGCGGAGAACCGGGTCGTAACGGTCAAACAGAAGCTCGCTTCGCAGCGAGGCCCGCTCGAACGCGTGACCGTTCACACCGCCGACGGTGAGGCACACGAAGCTGCGGTCGTCGAACGCCACCAGGGCGTGGAGGACCTCGCACTACTGGAACTCGACGTCCCGGGCTCGCCGATCGATCGGTCGGTCGTGGCGGAGTCGCCACCCGAGCCCAACGAACCGCTCGTGCAGATCGGCCACCACGACGAGTACGGCCACTGGGTCGCGACGGTCGGCGATTACCTCCGGACCCAGACGTTCGACGCAAACCCCGATTACATCGACGAGCACTGGAGCAACGTCCACGGCCTCCCGGGCACGGGCGGGGCACCGGTGTTCGACCTCGACGGCCGATTCGTGGGGATGACGAACGGGGCAGTCGCGCGTGAGTCACGCGGGGAGGCGCCGCCCGAGCCACTGAACGACTACGTGTACGACTGGCAGATGTCGCACCGCGAGTGGTTCAACCACCTGGACGCCCAACAGACGCTCGAGGAGATCGATCCCTGGCTATGA
- a CDS encoding aldo/keto reductase — protein sequence MRYRELGDTGLEVSEVAFGAWVVGTDWWGDRTHQDDLDLIETALDAGINFFDTGDVYGHGDSEAIVGEALADHRDDVVVSTKVGYDFYNNPQAGHGELPKKIEPDWVETALDRSLERLDFEYVDLLMLHNANADEVDADVLETLDRLQESGRVESVGWALGPSIGWLAEGEAAAEADVDALQTVFNLFEQEPGQHFLEQIDAHDASTSLLPRVPHSSGLLNEQVTPDTELGEGDHRAHRPDEWYETGWEKVEQIRFLERDGDRTLAQASIQWLLYHDAVASVTPTFRSAEDVEAWAAASEVPPLSDEEYERVQDLYAENFAIDRDDGMDALRTSVDGEDIEAAGLDKEPAAY from the coding sequence ATGCGATACCGGGAACTCGGCGACACCGGCCTCGAGGTCAGCGAGGTCGCATTCGGCGCCTGGGTAGTGGGAACCGACTGGTGGGGCGACCGAACGCACCAGGACGACCTCGACCTGATCGAGACGGCCCTCGACGCGGGAATCAACTTCTTCGACACCGGCGACGTGTACGGGCACGGCGACAGCGAAGCGATCGTCGGCGAGGCGCTCGCCGACCACCGCGACGACGTCGTCGTCTCCACGAAGGTCGGCTACGACTTCTACAACAATCCGCAGGCCGGGCACGGCGAACTGCCGAAGAAGATCGAACCTGACTGGGTCGAGACCGCACTCGATCGCTCGCTCGAGCGACTCGACTTCGAGTACGTCGACCTGCTGATGCTTCACAACGCGAACGCCGACGAGGTCGATGCCGACGTCCTCGAGACGCTCGACCGACTCCAGGAGTCCGGCCGCGTGGAGTCCGTCGGCTGGGCGCTCGGCCCCTCGATCGGCTGGCTGGCGGAAGGTGAGGCCGCCGCGGAGGCCGACGTCGACGCACTCCAGACGGTCTTCAACCTCTTCGAACAGGAACCCGGCCAGCACTTCCTCGAACAGATCGACGCCCACGACGCCTCGACCAGCCTCCTGCCGCGGGTCCCACACTCCTCGGGCCTCCTCAACGAGCAGGTCACCCCCGACACCGAACTCGGCGAGGGCGACCACCGGGCGCACCGACCCGACGAGTGGTACGAGACCGGCTGGGAGAAGGTCGAGCAGATCAGGTTCCTCGAACGAGACGGCGATCGGACGCTCGCGCAGGCCTCGATCCAGTGGCTCCTCTACCACGACGCCGTCGCGAGCGTCACGCCGACCTTCCGCTCCGCGGAGGACGTCGAAGCCTGGGCCGCGGCGTCGGAGGTGCCCCCGCTCAGCGACGAGGAGTACGAACGCGTCCAGGATCTCTACGCCGAGAATTTCGCCATCGATCGCGACGACGGCATGGACGCACTCCGCACCTCGGTCGATGGCGAGGATATCGAAGCTGCTGGCCTCGACAAGGAACCGGCGGCGTACTGA
- a CDS encoding tRNA pseudouridine(54/55) synthase Pus10: MDVVAAARRLLESGPVCDSCLGRPFADRSFGLTNEQRGRSLRTAVALADDADFESGPTADCWVCEGHCAEHDAWAERVVDAAADYDFDTYQVGTRTPPLIEENDRLLREEAGLDPDAGEAFKSAFNREVGKRFGREAGAEVDFDRPDVLALLNLERGDVDVQVNPAFVYGRYRKLERDVPQTEWPCRECGGSGKQLGEDGEEDCEYCDGTGYMYPTSVEQEIAPLVRDAMEGEEALFHGAGREDVDALMLGTGRPFVVEVKRPHRRSPDVEALEAEINDAAAGRVEVEGLRLATYEMVERVKELDASKRYRAYVATEAPLDDASFADALAELDGETVEQYTPERVDHRRASTTRTRTVYEIDGELHDSAGSDGGAVAPDAVIASRYEDELDLDAIERTGTVEIHGEGGLYVKELISGDEGRTEPSLAGLLDVPITVTALDVLAVEGEEESFEDEAYFRD, encoded by the coding sequence ATGGACGTCGTCGCCGCGGCCCGTCGATTGCTCGAGAGCGGGCCGGTTTGCGATTCCTGTCTCGGACGCCCGTTTGCGGATCGGAGCTTCGGGCTCACGAACGAGCAGCGTGGCCGATCGCTGCGCACCGCCGTTGCGCTCGCCGACGACGCGGACTTCGAATCCGGGCCCACAGCGGACTGCTGGGTCTGTGAAGGACACTGCGCCGAGCACGACGCGTGGGCCGAGCGGGTCGTCGACGCGGCCGCCGACTACGACTTCGACACGTATCAGGTCGGGACCCGAACGCCGCCGCTGATCGAGGAGAACGATCGGCTCCTGCGGGAGGAGGCTGGCCTCGACCCCGACGCTGGCGAAGCGTTCAAATCCGCGTTCAACCGCGAGGTCGGGAAGCGATTCGGGAGGGAAGCTGGCGCGGAAGTCGACTTCGACCGGCCGGACGTTCTCGCGCTACTCAACCTCGAACGGGGCGACGTCGACGTGCAAGTCAATCCCGCGTTCGTCTACGGCCGCTACCGGAAACTCGAACGCGACGTGCCACAGACGGAGTGGCCCTGCAGGGAGTGCGGTGGTTCCGGCAAGCAGCTCGGTGAGGACGGGGAGGAAGACTGCGAGTACTGCGACGGGACCGGATACATGTACCCGACGAGCGTCGAGCAGGAGATCGCTCCTCTCGTTCGCGACGCGATGGAGGGCGAGGAGGCGCTCTTCCACGGTGCGGGGCGTGAAGACGTCGACGCGTTGATGCTCGGGACCGGACGGCCGTTCGTCGTCGAAGTAAAACGACCCCACCGTCGCTCCCCAGACGTCGAAGCGCTCGAAGCCGAAATCAACGACGCGGCCGCGGGACGTGTGGAGGTCGAGGGCCTCCGTCTCGCGACGTACGAGATGGTCGAGCGCGTGAAGGAACTCGACGCCAGTAAGCGATACCGGGCGTACGTCGCAACCGAAGCGCCACTCGACGATGCGAGCTTCGCCGACGCCCTGGCCGAACTCGACGGCGAGACCGTCGAGCAGTACACGCCCGAACGCGTCGACCACCGCCGCGCGAGCACGACGAGGACCCGAACCGTCTACGAGATCGACGGCGAGTTACACGATTCCGCTGGGAGCGACGGTGGGGCCGTCGCTCCGGACGCCGTGATCGCCAGTCGGTACGAGGACGAACTCGATCTCGACGCGATCGAACGGACCGGGACCGTCGAAATACACGGCGAGGGCGGCCTCTACGTCAAAGAGCTGATCAGCGGAGACGAGGGACGGACCGAACCGAGTCTCGCCGGACTGCTCGACGTTCCGATCACCGTTACCGCGCTCGACGTGTTGGCCGTCGAGGGCGAGGAAGAGTCCTTCGAGGACGAGGCGTACTTCCGAGACTGA
- a CDS encoding cation diffusion facilitator family transporter, which produces MASSVSVVLAALVANGAIAALKFGGFLLTGSPSMLAETYHSISDTGNQVFLLVGIFYGRKEADEQHPFGYGKAEFFYSFLVSVFLFGIAGWESAKHGYEAIRHGETSVVEGTQTIPLIDLTLQGVYVNYGILLAAMVFEGYALMKARAGMKNEMERHGYDGYVEAFRKTSQTTILTALTEDTIALSGLALALLGIFLSRFTGNPVYDAATALLIGLMLMGFAIALAWENKRLLIGESLQPDDEDELRKIVRETDGIADITDFRTVYFGPGNVIVTGDVAFERGLATAEIDDRMEAIRTAIEEANPAVSRTYLEVETTPDADGSAA; this is translated from the coding sequence ATGGCCTCGAGCGTCTCCGTCGTCCTCGCTGCGCTCGTCGCGAACGGAGCGATTGCTGCACTGAAGTTCGGGGGATTCCTGCTCACCGGGAGTCCGTCGATGCTCGCCGAGACGTATCACTCCATCTCCGATACGGGCAACCAGGTCTTCCTCCTAGTCGGTATCTTCTACGGCCGGAAGGAAGCAGACGAGCAGCACCCCTTTGGCTACGGAAAGGCGGAGTTCTTCTACTCCTTCCTCGTCTCCGTCTTCCTGTTCGGCATCGCCGGGTGGGAGAGCGCCAAGCACGGCTACGAAGCGATTCGACACGGCGAGACCAGCGTCGTCGAGGGCACTCAGACCATCCCGTTGATCGATCTCACCCTCCAGGGCGTCTACGTGAACTACGGAATCCTGCTGGCAGCGATGGTCTTCGAGGGCTACGCGCTCATGAAAGCCCGCGCGGGCATGAAGAATGAGATGGAGAGGCATGGATACGACGGGTACGTCGAGGCGTTCCGCAAGACCTCCCAGACGACGATTCTGACGGCGCTGACCGAGGACACGATCGCCTTGAGTGGACTCGCGCTCGCACTGCTGGGGATCTTCCTCTCGCGGTTCACTGGGAACCCGGTGTACGACGCCGCGACGGCGTTGCTCATCGGGCTCATGCTGATGGGCTTCGCGATCGCACTCGCCTGGGAGAACAAGCGGCTCCTCATCGGCGAGAGCCTGCAGCCCGACGACGAGGACGAACTCCGGAAGATCGTCCGCGAAACCGACGGAATCGCCGACATCACCGACTTCCGGACGGTTTACTTCGGCCCTGGCAACGTGATCGTGACGGGTGACGTGGCCTTCGAGCGTGGCCTCGCGACGGCCGAAATCGACGACCGCATGGAAGCGATTCGGACGGCGATCGAAGAGGCGAACCCTGCCGTGTCGCGGACCTACCTCGAGGTCGAGACGACCCCAGACGCGGACGGTTCTGCAGCCTGA